One window of the Candidatus Tisiphia endosymbiont of Sialis lutaria genome contains the following:
- the zapE gene encoding cell division protein ZapE, translating into MSELKFDKKQLFLLGRIKNFAKQIEDKSFLKFFNGNLLAKQGIYLYGNVGNGKTVLMQHFFQILQIKKLMIHYQNLMQSVHKDIYQLQDKSKSKNNIIKSIATNYAKQAAVICIDEFEIKDIADAMIIGPLLLELIKCKVFIFITSNTKPEDLYKDGLQRNSFLPIIKEIYQRFEVMYLDSDHDYRLDKIMQTASRRIIYPINEHNKFEIQQLIGKLNNNNQLVPKDIAVFGRKISFNMASEKILVTDFEELFVRELGYVDYVDICQKFSIIIVENIRIISSDNTDLAVRFINFVDNAYFYKVVLFMTLQDEPIKIYQNGLRSNEFKRTISRLHEMNSGSYVN; encoded by the coding sequence TTGTCTGAATTAAAATTTGATAAAAAGCAGTTATTTCTGCTAGGTAGAATTAAGAATTTTGCTAAGCAAATTGAAGATAAGTCATTTTTGAAATTCTTTAATGGTAATTTATTAGCAAAACAAGGTATCTATTTATATGGTAATGTAGGTAATGGCAAAACTGTATTAATGCAACATTTTTTTCAAATATTGCAAATTAAGAAATTAATGATCCATTACCAGAATTTGATGCAATCGGTACATAAAGATATTTATCAGTTACAAGACAAATCAAAGTCTAAAAATAATATTATAAAAAGCATTGCGACAAATTATGCAAAACAAGCAGCAGTAATATGTATCGACGAGTTTGAAATTAAAGATATAGCTGATGCTATGATAATAGGACCGCTACTTCTTGAACTGATAAAATGTAAGGTATTTATCTTCATTACCAGTAATACCAAACCAGAAGATTTGTATAAAGATGGTTTACAAAGAAATTCTTTTTTGCCAATAATTAAAGAGATTTATCAAAGGTTTGAAGTCATGTACTTAGATAGTGATCATGATTATCGATTAGATAAAATTATGCAAACGGCTAGCAGACGCATAATATATCCAATTAATGAACATAATAAATTCGAGATACAGCAACTTATTGGCAAGTTAAATAATAATAACCAGCTAGTTCCTAAGGATATTGCTGTTTTCGGACGGAAAATATCTTTTAACATGGCTAGCGAAAAAATATTAGTAACAGATTTTGAAGAGCTATTTGTAAGAGAATTAGGTTATGTTGATTATGTAGATATTTGTCAAAAATTTTCTATTATAATAGTAGAAAATATTCGTATAATAAGTTCTGATAATACAGATTTAGCTGTTAGGTTTATAAATTTTGTTGATAATGCTTATTTTTATAAGGTGGTACTATTTATGACTTTACAAGATGAACCCATAAAAATATATCAGAATGGTTTGCGTAGTAATGAATTTAAGAGAACTATTTCAAGGTTACATGAAATGAATAGTGGTAGTTATGTCAATTAA
- a CDS encoding Rpn family recombination-promoting nuclease/putative transposase: protein MFLSKFLDPKNDFCFRQIFGTEKNKDILVHFLNDILKCKGSEKIIEVTFLPTIQDPDIAIYRKSIVDVLCKDQHGNQFIVEMQISKHPGFEKRAQYYAAKAYSRQILKEDENHKKLAVYAKLKGVIFLAIADFVMFDDKKHWKSEHRLLDTESYANDLKDFYFVFLELKKFNKIISNLETTEEKWMYFFKHAGDSTLTLAEIEQLIGKDKIIRRAFEAVDQASWSEAELNTYEERTKAYFDNLAVEQQQIEDAEAKGKAIGEAIGEAIGEAKGKAIGEAIGEAIGEARGEARGKAEGIKESTIAMAKEMLADNEPIEKIVKYTKLTIKEIEALKKE from the coding sequence ATGTTTTTATCAAAATTTCTTGACCCTAAAAATGATTTTTGTTTTCGCCAAATTTTTGGTACTGAAAAGAACAAGGATATACTTGTTCATTTTTTAAATGATATTCTCAAATGTAAAGGAAGTGAAAAAATAATTGAGGTGACGTTTTTACCAACTATCCAAGACCCTGATATTGCTATTTACAGAAAGTCTATAGTTGATGTGTTATGTAAAGATCAACATGGTAATCAATTCATCGTAGAGATGCAGATAAGTAAGCATCCAGGATTTGAGAAAAGAGCCCAATATTATGCAGCTAAAGCATATTCTAGGCAAATACTCAAAGAGGATGAAAACCATAAAAAGTTGGCAGTATACGCTAAATTAAAAGGAGTGATATTTTTAGCAATAGCAGATTTTGTGATGTTTGACGATAAAAAACATTGGAAGTCAGAGCATCGTCTTTTAGATACAGAAAGCTACGCCAATGATTTAAAAGATTTTTACTTTGTTTTTTTAGAACTCAAGAAATTTAATAAAATTATCTCTAATCTAGAGACTACAGAGGAAAAGTGGATGTACTTTTTTAAGCATGCAGGAGATAGTACATTAACATTAGCCGAAATAGAGCAGTTAATAGGTAAGGATAAAATTATTAGAAGAGCCTTTGAGGCAGTAGATCAAGCAAGCTGGTCAGAAGCGGAGCTTAACACCTATGAGGAAAGAACAAAAGCCTATTTTGATAATTTAGCGGTAGAACAGCAACAAATTGAAGATGCTGAAGCTAAAGGAAAAGCTATAGGTGAAGCTATAGGTGAAGCTATAGGTGAAGCTAAAGGAAAAGCTATAGGTGAAGCTATAGGTGAAGCTATAGGTGAAGCTAGAGGGGAAGCTAGAGGAAAAGCTGAAGGTATTAAAGAAAGTACTATAGCCATGGCGAAAGAAATGTTAGCTGATAATGAGCCAATAGAAAAAATAGTTAAATATACAAAACTAACTATTAAGGAAATAGAAGCGTTAAAAAAAGAATAA
- the fdxA gene encoding ferredoxin FdxA, which produces MTYVVTDECVKCKYTDCVEVCPVDCFYEGELMLVINPDECIDCGVCESECPVKAIKPESEQLIDWIERAKFFSSKWSNITVKKPALPDADKYQNEKNKFEKYMGEV; this is translated from the coding sequence ATGACTTATGTTGTTACCGATGAGTGCGTAAAATGTAAATATACTGATTGCGTAGAAGTATGCCCTGTCGATTGCTTTTATGAAGGGGAGTTAATGTTGGTAATTAATCCCGACGAATGTATTGATTGTGGAGTATGTGAGAGTGAGTGTCCGGTTAAAGCTATTAAGCCAGAATCAGAACAGCTGATTGACTGGATAGAGAGAGCTAAGTTTTTTTCCAGTAAATGGTCAAATATTACGGTTAAGAAACCAGCCCTACCGGATGCAGATAAATATCAAAACGAGAAAAATAAATTCGAAAAATATATGGGTGAAGTTTAA